From Cellulosimicrobium cellulans, the proteins below share one genomic window:
- a CDS encoding glycosyltransferase, with the protein MSVKTDASVVTGTGLVSEGFRTVQRVILPVDADSDSLPLYVEAGELRAQQIPTDLESIWGGKARPDLLGARASESVRSQDISGRFSISVRPGRRISFATYFNAFPASYWRRWTVVDSVRLTVRTRGTGTVTVYRSNARGVQQRVDSHPVSGDGRTVVDLSLGQFGDGGWYWFDLIGGTEQLHLVEAAWSVPESGRGHGRTSLGITTFNRADYCLETIRTVAESPEVREVLDELIVVDQGTKRVRDEDGFDDVAAELGDQLRIVEQGNIGGSGGFSRGMYETLQAGKSDYVILLDDDIVLEPESVVRLVTFADFTRVPTLVGGHMFDMYNRSTLHTFGEIVEPWRIQPGLPHKDMENGHDFRGAGLRSTPWLHRRVDVDYNGWWMCLIPTSVIREIGLSLPVFIKWDDAEYGLRARAHGYPTVSLPGAAVWHVSWADKDDLVGWQAYFHERNRLITTLLYSLYERGGRVLRESSYMDVKHLISMQYYSEQGRLMAMRDVLEGPDALHGVIGTKLPEIRGMVAEFTDAQYKPDLDAFPPPAPSKPRNRGRGVQVPNRLTLVPWAAKTVIRQVGKPVEPQLVDQPQTIVPHQDARWWRLSQYDSAIVSNAEGTGASWHKRDPRKVRSMLAEGVRLHAELFARWADLRSTYREALPRITSVEAWEKTFDENPPMPR; encoded by the coding sequence ATGAGTGTCAAGACGGACGCGTCGGTCGTCACCGGCACCGGGCTCGTGAGCGAGGGCTTCCGCACGGTCCAGCGGGTCATCCTCCCCGTCGACGCCGACTCGGACTCGCTGCCGCTGTACGTCGAGGCCGGCGAGCTCCGGGCACAGCAGATCCCGACCGACCTCGAGTCGATCTGGGGCGGCAAGGCGCGACCCGACCTCCTCGGAGCGCGGGCATCCGAGTCGGTCCGGTCCCAGGACATCTCCGGACGGTTCTCGATCTCCGTGCGGCCGGGTCGGCGCATCTCGTTCGCCACCTACTTCAACGCCTTCCCCGCCAGCTACTGGCGTCGGTGGACCGTCGTCGACTCGGTCCGGCTGACCGTGCGCACGCGCGGAACGGGCACCGTCACGGTGTACCGCTCCAACGCGCGAGGCGTGCAGCAGCGGGTCGACTCGCACCCGGTGTCCGGCGACGGGCGCACCGTGGTGGACCTGTCGCTGGGCCAGTTCGGCGACGGCGGCTGGTACTGGTTCGACCTCATCGGTGGCACCGAGCAGCTCCATCTCGTGGAGGCGGCCTGGTCCGTCCCCGAGTCGGGGCGTGGTCACGGACGCACCAGCCTCGGCATCACGACCTTCAACCGTGCCGACTACTGCCTGGAGACGATCCGGACCGTCGCGGAGAGCCCCGAGGTCCGGGAGGTCCTCGACGAGCTCATCGTCGTCGACCAGGGGACGAAGCGCGTCCGCGACGAGGACGGCTTCGACGACGTCGCGGCCGAGCTCGGTGACCAGCTCCGGATCGTCGAGCAGGGCAACATCGGGGGGTCCGGCGGCTTCTCGCGAGGAATGTACGAGACGCTCCAGGCGGGGAAGAGCGACTACGTCATCCTGCTCGACGACGACATCGTCCTCGAGCCGGAGAGCGTGGTGCGCCTCGTCACGTTCGCCGACTTCACCCGTGTGCCGACCCTGGTCGGCGGACACATGTTCGACATGTACAACCGCTCGACGCTGCACACGTTCGGCGAGATCGTCGAGCCGTGGCGGATCCAGCCGGGTCTGCCGCACAAGGACATGGAGAACGGCCACGACTTCCGTGGCGCCGGCCTCCGGTCGACGCCGTGGCTGCACCGGCGCGTCGACGTCGACTACAACGGCTGGTGGATGTGCCTCATCCCGACCTCGGTCATCCGTGAGATCGGCCTCTCGCTTCCCGTCTTCATCAAGTGGGACGACGCCGAGTACGGGCTCCGCGCGCGTGCGCACGGGTACCCGACGGTGTCTCTCCCCGGTGCCGCGGTGTGGCACGTCTCGTGGGCCGACAAGGACGACCTGGTGGGCTGGCAGGCGTACTTCCACGAGCGCAACCGCCTCATCACGACTCTCCTCTACTCGCTCTACGAGCGTGGAGGGCGTGTCCTGCGGGAGTCCTCGTACATGGACGTCAAGCACCTCATCTCGATGCAGTACTACTCCGAGCAGGGCCGTCTCATGGCCATGCGCGACGTCCTGGAGGGCCCCGACGCCCTCCACGGCGTCATCGGGACGAAGCTCCCGGAGATCCGCGGCATGGTCGCGGAGTTCACCGACGCGCAGTACAAGCCCGACCTCGACGCCTTCCCGCCGCCCGCGCCCAGCAAGCCGCGCAACAGGGGCCGCGGCGTCCAGGTCCCCAACCGCCTCACCCTCGTCCCCTGGGCGGCGAAGACCGTGATCCGCCAGGTCGGCAAGCCGGTCGAGCCGCAGCTGGTCGACCAGCCGCAGACGATCGTCCCGCACCAGGACGCGCGGTGGTGGCGGCTCTCGCAGTACGACAGCGCCATCGTCTCCAACGCCGAGGGCACGGGTGCGTCGTGGCACAAGCGTGACCCGCGCAAGGTCCGGAGCATGCTCGCCGAGGGGGTGCGCCTGCACGCGGAGCTGTTCGCGCGGTGGGCGGACCTGCGCTCGACCTACCGCGAGGCTCTGCCGCGCATCACCTCGGTCGAGGCGTGGGAGAAGACCTTCGACGAGAACCCCCCGATGCCACGATGA
- a CDS encoding glycosyltransferase yields MTNEDLDGGLHKISVVVPVYQGERTLPALLEELERLCAPFATPAGAQAQVTEVLLVFDHGPDGSAAVIRDLAAKYDVVRPVWLSRNFGQHAATLAGMASSGGDWIVTLDEDGQHDPADMGVLLDAALAQRATVVYAAPTNAPPHSAFRNVTSKAAKRVIEALAGGTDTSLYQSYRLVLGEIGRSVAAYAGPSVYLDVALGWVAGTVTTAPVALRDEGERRSGYSLRRLLSHFWRMVLSSGTRGLRIVSVLGAVFGVAGVVVAVALTIARIAGESVPAGWTSLIVVMLLATGLILFAIGVVAEYIGVAVNMAMGRPLYLIVSDPAQGPLGRARDR; encoded by the coding sequence GTGACGAACGAAGACCTCGACGGCGGCCTTCACAAGATCTCCGTCGTCGTTCCCGTGTACCAGGGTGAGCGCACGCTCCCGGCACTCCTCGAGGAGCTCGAGAGGCTCTGTGCCCCGTTCGCGACACCGGCGGGCGCGCAGGCCCAGGTCACGGAGGTCCTGCTCGTCTTCGACCACGGTCCCGACGGTTCCGCCGCGGTCATCCGCGACCTCGCCGCGAAGTACGACGTCGTCCGGCCCGTCTGGCTGAGCCGCAACTTCGGGCAGCACGCCGCGACCCTCGCCGGGATGGCCTCCTCCGGCGGCGACTGGATCGTCACGCTGGACGAGGACGGCCAGCACGATCCCGCGGACATGGGGGTGCTGCTGGACGCGGCGCTGGCGCAGCGGGCGACCGTCGTCTACGCGGCGCCGACCAACGCCCCTCCGCACTCCGCGTTCCGCAACGTGACGTCCAAGGCGGCGAAGCGCGTGATCGAGGCGCTCGCGGGAGGTACCGACACGTCGCTCTACCAGAGCTATCGGCTCGTCCTCGGCGAGATCGGTCGGTCCGTGGCCGCGTACGCGGGCCCCAGCGTCTATCTCGACGTCGCGCTCGGCTGGGTCGCGGGAACCGTCACCACGGCCCCCGTCGCGCTCCGTGACGAGGGGGAACGTCGGTCCGGGTACTCGCTGCGACGCCTCCTGTCGCACTTCTGGCGGATGGTGCTCTCGAGCGGCACCCGGGGGCTGCGGATCGTGAGCGTGCTCGGCGCGGTCTTCGGCGTCGCGGGCGTGGTGGTCGCGGTCGCGCTCACGATCGCCCGCATCGCGGGCGAGTCCGTCCCTGCCGGCTGGACGTCGCTCATCGTCGTGATGCTGCTGGCGACCGGTCTCATCCTGTTCGCGATCGGTGTGGTCGCGGAGTACATCGGGGTGGCCGTCAACATGGCGATGGGCAGGCCGCTCTATCTCATCGTGAGCGACCCCGCGCAGGGCCCGCTCGGACGCGCGCGCGATCGATGA
- a CDS encoding ABC transporter permease: MSQTVVTERPLVEPGRGHGLVDVVRNRFLLRLIVKKEVRVRYRGSVLGMLWSYVKPAVQFVVFFLALGLFLGLNKGIEDYAVYLFSGIVVINFFGEGFSNATRSIVGNAPLIRKIYLPRELFPVSSLWVSAVHFLPQLLVLLVGALIFGWRPNPAELGAGLLGFTIVAVLSLGLGLLFGAVNVFYRDAENFVDLIVMVATWLSPVLYPWEAVHDVLPSWLFTIYQLNPLTGAVELFHYAFWYPGTTSPDVALPPSMWVFGWAGLGIALLLLLAGQSVFRRLEGRFAQEL, from the coding sequence ATGAGCCAGACGGTCGTGACCGAGCGGCCTCTGGTCGAGCCTGGTCGTGGCCACGGACTCGTGGACGTGGTCCGGAACCGCTTCCTCCTCCGGCTCATCGTCAAGAAGGAGGTCCGGGTCCGCTACCGGGGCTCCGTCCTGGGCATGCTGTGGTCGTACGTCAAGCCTGCAGTCCAGTTCGTCGTCTTCTTCCTCGCGCTGGGCCTGTTCCTCGGTCTGAACAAGGGGATCGAGGACTACGCGGTCTACCTGTTCTCGGGCATCGTCGTCATCAACTTCTTCGGCGAGGGCTTCTCGAACGCGACGCGGTCGATCGTCGGCAACGCTCCGCTCATCCGGAAGATCTACCTGCCCCGCGAGCTCTTCCCCGTCTCGTCGCTGTGGGTCTCGGCCGTGCACTTCCTGCCCCAGCTTCTCGTCCTCCTGGTCGGCGCGCTCATCTTCGGGTGGCGGCCCAACCCGGCCGAGCTGGGGGCGGGGCTCCTCGGGTTCACGATCGTGGCGGTCCTGTCCCTGGGCCTCGGGCTGCTCTTCGGCGCGGTGAACGTCTTCTACCGCGACGCGGAGAACTTCGTCGACCTGATCGTCATGGTGGCCACGTGGCTCTCGCCCGTCCTCTATCCGTGGGAGGCGGTGCACGACGTCCTCCCGTCGTGGCTGTTCACGATCTACCAGCTCAACCCGCTCACCGGCGCGGTCGAGCTCTTCCACTACGCGTTCTGGTACCCGGGCACGACGTCGCCCGACGTGGCGCTCCCTCCGTCGATGTGGGTCTTCGGCTGGGCGGGCCTCGGCATCGCCCTGCTGCTCCTCCTCGCGGGACAGTCCGTCTTCCGGCGCCTCGAGGGGCGCTTCGCCCAGGAGCTCTGA
- a CDS encoding GtrA family protein, which yields MDPEPPTTDAPGSPTPAPPAGMHGSLGPLFSLVKDQRVAFLIVGGLNTVIGTAWFVFFEMLLRDQLGRFGYMASLVCAHVAAVLCAFVLYRKFVFRVTGHVWLDLARFEVVNLGALGVNLVALPFVVELFGLAPIPAQLLITCVTALISYFGHKGFSFRRKKPAPTDVADTDAPDSHSRKDAPT from the coding sequence ATGGACCCGGAGCCCCCGACGACGGACGCCCCCGGATCGCCGACCCCGGCCCCTCCCGCAGGGATGCACGGGTCGCTCGGTCCTCTCTTCTCCCTCGTCAAGGACCAGCGGGTCGCGTTCCTCATCGTGGGCGGCCTCAACACGGTCATCGGCACGGCGTGGTTCGTCTTCTTCGAGATGCTCCTGCGCGACCAGCTCGGCCGGTTCGGCTACATGGCGAGCCTGGTCTGCGCCCACGTCGCGGCCGTGCTCTGCGCGTTCGTCCTCTACCGCAAGTTCGTCTTCCGGGTGACGGGGCACGTCTGGCTCGACCTCGCCCGCTTCGAGGTGGTGAACCTCGGCGCGCTCGGCGTCAACCTCGTCGCCCTGCCGTTCGTCGTCGAGCTCTTCGGGCTCGCACCGATCCCCGCCCAGCTCCTCATCACCTGCGTCACCGCGCTCATCAGCTACTTCGGCCACAAGGGCTTCTCGTTCCGACGCAAGAAGCCGGCGCCCACCGACGTCGCCGACACCGACGCTCCCGACAGCCACAGCAGAAAGGACGCCCCCACGTGA
- a CDS encoding NAD-dependent epimerase/dehydratase family protein: protein MTGPGSATLVVGAGGLLGRAVTRELGRRGTPSVRARVRWGVRADAVEDLGRAVDELLRTAGDGPWAVVWAAGAGVTASTADALGAELDVIRDVVSRMRALPADVAARGALLFASSAGGLYAGSDGPPFSEETAPRPLAAYGRAKLDAEEAFRTLAGAGTRVVLARIANIYGPGQNLAKPQGLISQLCLAHHTARPIGIYVPLDTLRDYLFVDDCAAMVLDTLDRVAALPPGSDPVVKILASQQSVSIATLLGEMRRIYKRRPQAVLAASPFASRQALDLRFRSRVWPEVDRRAFVPLPVGIAATGADIGLALRARTRV from the coding sequence ATGACCGGTCCGGGGAGCGCGACCCTGGTCGTGGGCGCGGGGGGGCTTCTCGGCCGGGCCGTGACCCGTGAGCTCGGCCGCCGCGGGACGCCGTCCGTCCGGGCGCGGGTGCGGTGGGGCGTGCGTGCCGACGCCGTCGAGGACCTCGGGCGCGCGGTCGACGAGCTCCTCCGGACGGCGGGCGACGGGCCGTGGGCCGTGGTCTGGGCCGCGGGGGCGGGGGTCACCGCGTCGACGGCCGACGCGCTCGGCGCCGAGCTCGACGTCATCCGCGACGTGGTGTCCCGGATGCGGGCGCTCCCGGCAGACGTCGCGGCACGGGGCGCGCTCCTCTTCGCCTCGTCGGCCGGCGGGCTCTACGCCGGGAGCGACGGTCCACCGTTCAGCGAGGAGACCGCGCCGCGGCCGCTGGCGGCGTACGGGCGTGCCAAGCTCGACGCGGAGGAGGCCTTCCGTACGCTCGCCGGGGCGGGCACGCGCGTGGTGCTGGCACGCATCGCGAACATCTACGGTCCTGGGCAGAACCTCGCGAAACCCCAAGGGCTCATCTCCCAGCTCTGCCTGGCGCACCACACGGCCCGCCCGATCGGGATCTACGTCCCGTTGGACACGCTCCGCGACTACCTCTTCGTCGACGACTGCGCGGCGATGGTCCTCGACACGCTCGACCGCGTGGCCGCCCTCCCGCCGGGGAGCGACCCCGTGGTGAAGATCCTCGCGTCGCAGCAGTCGGTCTCGATCGCCACCCTGCTCGGCGAGATGCGCCGTATCTACAAGCGCCGCCCCCAGGCCGTGCTCGCGGCGTCTCCGTTCGCCTCTCGGCAGGCGCTCGACCTGCGGTTCCGGTCCCGGGTGTGGCCCGAGGTGGACCGCCGCGCGTTCGTGCCGCTCCCGGTGGGCATCGCCGCGACGGGCGCCGACATCGGTCTCGCCCTGCGGGCACGGACGCGGGTCTGA
- a CDS encoding acyltransferase family protein, with the protein MNARPGTAAAHQDQGARTGHGRRDVQGMRALAVGVVVVYHLWPSLLPGGFVGVDVFFVISGYLIIGSLVRELSRTGRVRLADFYARRIRRLLPASTLVIVVSVVGTLLLLPESQWRKVLSSALTSALQVQNWVLAYGPDEYAQATAEVSPFQHFWSLAVEEQFYLVVPLLMVVAALVARRTGHASRRVVTAMLAVTFVASLVWSVFLSATEPAVAYFVTTTRAWELALGGLVALLGARVRSRRAGAALGVVGLVAVLVPAATYSTSMAFPGWIALVPTLGTALLLVSGATSGPSTGVARALSARPLVYVGDISYSLYLWHWPIIVFALVVVGGAQLTAPLALAVLALSVLAAAASTRWVEAPFRRSPTTTPAAARHARPRAVLAPTYALGAGLVGLSLAVAVVPLAEVVARSDAATQVVAGAENPGAAVFDGVVAPAGATIVPDPLVAAGDLPVVNLDRCIEADITAPESSAVPVDASTCRYGADGGAPVVLVGDSHAAVLSTPLARIAEQHGLRLTALVRNGCPFTLDPMSSEGIPFAECGERNRRNLQLILDERPELVVVSGMTADGYRTALGWGWADETTAVAAYRDTLRPLVEAGIRVVVVRDTPYPPFVGPECVAEHGPGALACAFPRPVDGKVVDPAVEAARNLDGVDVVDLTDGLCEPEECRAVEGNVLVYRDNHLTDTYALSLLPRLTRELGLG; encoded by the coding sequence GTGAACGCGCGGCCGGGCACGGCGGCCGCGCACCAGGACCAGGGGGCGCGGACGGGCCACGGGCGCCGCGACGTCCAGGGGATGCGTGCGCTCGCCGTGGGTGTCGTCGTCGTCTACCACCTGTGGCCGAGCCTGCTGCCCGGGGGATTCGTCGGCGTCGACGTCTTCTTCGTGATCTCCGGCTACCTGATCATCGGTTCCCTCGTCCGCGAGCTCTCGCGGACCGGTCGGGTGCGGCTCGCCGACTTCTACGCTCGTCGGATCCGTCGGCTGCTCCCGGCATCGACGCTCGTCATCGTGGTGTCGGTCGTCGGCACGCTCCTGCTCCTGCCCGAGTCGCAGTGGCGGAAGGTGCTCTCGAGCGCCCTGACGTCGGCGCTCCAGGTGCAGAACTGGGTCCTGGCCTACGGGCCGGACGAGTACGCCCAGGCCACGGCAGAGGTCTCACCGTTCCAGCACTTCTGGTCCCTGGCCGTCGAGGAGCAGTTCTACCTCGTCGTGCCGCTGCTCATGGTCGTGGCCGCGCTCGTCGCGCGACGGACCGGGCACGCGTCGCGTCGGGTCGTGACGGCCATGCTCGCGGTCACGTTCGTCGCGTCGCTGGTCTGGTCGGTCTTCCTCTCGGCGACCGAGCCGGCGGTCGCGTACTTCGTCACGACGACACGAGCCTGGGAGCTGGCGCTCGGCGGGCTCGTCGCGCTCCTCGGCGCGCGCGTGCGGTCTCGGCGGGCGGGTGCAGCCCTGGGTGTCGTCGGGCTCGTCGCCGTGCTCGTGCCGGCGGCGACCTACTCGACCTCGATGGCGTTCCCCGGCTGGATCGCGCTCGTCCCCACGCTGGGGACCGCGCTGCTGCTCGTCTCGGGCGCCACGTCCGGGCCGAGCACGGGAGTCGCGCGCGCGCTCTCTGCCCGCCCGCTCGTGTACGTCGGCGACATCTCCTACAGCCTGTACCTGTGGCACTGGCCGATCATCGTCTTCGCGCTGGTCGTCGTCGGCGGCGCCCAGCTCACCGCACCCCTCGCGCTCGCGGTGCTCGCTCTGTCCGTCCTCGCCGCGGCGGCCTCGACGAGGTGGGTCGAGGCACCGTTCCGACGGAGCCCGACCACGACACCGGCCGCGGCCCGGCACGCGCGCCCGCGGGCCGTTCTCGCACCGACGTACGCCCTGGGCGCGGGCCTGGTCGGGCTCTCGTTGGCGGTTGCCGTCGTCCCGCTCGCGGAGGTCGTCGCGCGATCGGACGCGGCGACCCAGGTGGTCGCCGGTGCGGAGAACCCGGGCGCAGCCGTGTTCGACGGCGTCGTGGCACCTGCGGGGGCCACGATCGTCCCGGACCCGCTCGTCGCGGCCGGCGACCTGCCGGTGGTCAACCTCGACCGCTGCATCGAGGCGGACATCACCGCACCGGAGTCGAGCGCCGTGCCCGTCGACGCCTCGACGTGCCGCTACGGCGCCGACGGTGGCGCCCCCGTCGTGCTCGTCGGTGACTCGCACGCCGCCGTGCTGAGCACACCGCTCGCCAGGATCGCGGAGCAGCACGGCCTCCGGCTGACCGCGCTCGTGCGCAACGGCTGCCCGTTCACCCTCGACCCGATGTCGAGCGAGGGCATTCCGTTCGCCGAGTGCGGGGAACGCAACCGCAGGAACCTCCAGCTGATCCTCGACGAGCGACCCGAGCTCGTCGTCGTCTCGGGGATGACCGCCGACGGCTACCGGACGGCGCTCGGGTGGGGGTGGGCGGACGAGACGACGGCGGTCGCCGCGTATCGCGACACCCTGCGGCCGCTCGTCGAGGCGGGCATCCGTGTCGTCGTCGTGCGGGACACGCCCTATCCGCCGTTCGTCGGACCCGAGTGCGTGGCCGAGCACGGCCCCGGCGCTCTCGCCTGTGCGTTCCCCCGTCCGGTCGACGGGAAGGTGGTGGACCCGGCGGTCGAGGCCGCACGGAACCTCGACGGTGTCGACGTCGTCGACCTGACGGACGGGCTCTGCGAGCCAGAGGAGTGCCGCGCGGTCGAGGGCAACGTCCTCGTGTACCGCGACAACCACCTCACGGACACGTACGCCCTCAGCCTGCTGCCGCGCCTCACGCGCGAGCTCGGGCTCGGGTGA
- the rfbB gene encoding dTDP-glucose 4,6-dehydratase has protein sequence MKMLVTGGAGFIGSNFVHQSVRERPDVEITVLDALTYAGDRSSLDPVADRVRLVQGDIADADVVDPLVAEHDLVVHFAAESHNDNSLNDPSPFVRTNVVGTFTLLEAVRRHGVRFHHISTDEVYGDLELDDPAKFTPTTPYNPSSPYSSTKAASDLLVRAWVRSFGVEATLSNCSNNYGPYQHVEKFIPRQVTNLIDGVRPRLYGAGLNVRDWIHVEDHNSAVWRIIDAGRIGETYLIGADGETSNLDVVRTLLEIFGRPSDDFDHVADRPGHDLRYAIDASRLREELGWEPRYTDFRDGLAATVDWYRENESWWRPAKAGVEATYAASGQ, from the coding sequence ATGAAGATGCTGGTGACCGGCGGAGCCGGTTTCATCGGGTCCAACTTCGTCCACCAGAGCGTCCGGGAGCGCCCGGACGTCGAGATCACCGTCCTGGACGCGCTCACCTACGCGGGCGACCGCTCGTCGCTCGATCCCGTGGCGGACCGGGTCCGCCTGGTGCAGGGCGACATCGCCGACGCCGACGTGGTGGACCCGCTCGTCGCCGAGCACGACCTGGTCGTGCACTTCGCCGCCGAGTCCCACAACGACAACTCTCTCAACGACCCGTCGCCCTTCGTGCGCACCAACGTGGTCGGGACGTTCACGCTGCTCGAGGCCGTCCGCCGGCACGGGGTGCGCTTCCACCACATCTCGACGGACGAGGTGTACGGCGACCTCGAGCTCGACGACCCGGCGAAGTTCACGCCGACGACCCCGTACAACCCCTCGAGCCCGTACTCCTCCACGAAGGCGGCGAGCGACCTCCTCGTGCGTGCGTGGGTCCGTTCCTTCGGGGTCGAGGCGACGCTCTCCAACTGCTCCAACAACTACGGCCCGTACCAGCACGTGGAGAAGTTCATCCCGCGCCAGGTGACCAACCTCATCGACGGCGTGCGCCCCCGGCTCTACGGTGCCGGGCTCAACGTGCGTGACTGGATCCACGTCGAGGACCACAACAGCGCGGTGTGGCGGATCATCGACGCCGGTCGGATCGGGGAGACCTACCTCATCGGTGCCGACGGGGAGACGAGCAACCTCGACGTGGTGCGGACGCTGCTCGAGATCTTCGGGCGTCCCTCCGACGACTTCGACCACGTGGCCGACCGCCCCGGGCACGACCTGCGCTACGCGATCGACGCCTCGCGGCTCCGGGAGGAGCTCGGCTGGGAGCCGCGCTACACCGACTTCCGGGACGGCCTCGCCGCGACGGTCGACTGGTACCGGGAGAACGAGTCGTGGTGGCGCCCGGCGAAGGCCGGCGTCGAGGCGACGTACGCCGCGTCCGGGCAGTAG
- a CDS encoding glycosyltransferase family 2 protein gives MSPRVSVVVPAYNNGDYIAATMRSVLDQTFDDFELVVADHSSNDDTWEQLQAFADDPRVRLVRTEAGGGARRNWNRVSELARGELIKLVCGDDLVHPTMLARQVAAIDAAGPGAVLVASQRDLVDARGDVFVRARGLGDLDGVVDGAEALRATVRSGTNLFGEPACVLMRTDALRRAGWWQDLRYYIDAGSYAHVMVQGQVVALRESLASFRVSASQWSVRLMQEQAEEAAEFHRLARELAPATITEQDVRRGDRLAKVVALQRRAAYLVLGRRMRPRGQD, from the coding sequence GTGAGCCCTCGCGTCTCGGTCGTCGTGCCCGCGTACAACAACGGCGACTACATCGCCGCGACGATGCGCTCCGTGCTGGACCAGACCTTCGACGACTTCGAGCTCGTCGTCGCGGACCACTCGTCCAACGACGACACGTGGGAGCAGCTCCAGGCGTTCGCCGACGACCCCCGGGTGCGGCTCGTGCGGACGGAGGCGGGCGGCGGAGCCCGGAGGAACTGGAACCGGGTGAGCGAGCTCGCCCGGGGCGAGCTCATCAAGCTCGTCTGCGGGGACGACCTCGTCCACCCCACCATGCTCGCCCGCCAGGTCGCGGCGATCGACGCGGCCGGTCCCGGGGCCGTGCTGGTGGCGTCGCAGCGAGATCTCGTCGACGCGCGCGGCGACGTCTTCGTCCGTGCGCGGGGCCTGGGCGACCTCGACGGCGTCGTGGACGGCGCCGAGGCGCTGCGGGCCACCGTGCGCTCCGGCACGAACCTCTTCGGCGAGCCCGCCTGCGTGCTCATGCGCACCGACGCGCTGCGACGCGCGGGGTGGTGGCAGGACCTGCGGTACTACATCGACGCCGGCTCGTACGCCCACGTGATGGTCCAGGGACAGGTGGTCGCCCTGCGCGAGTCCCTCGCGTCGTTCCGCGTCAGCGCGAGCCAGTGGTCCGTCCGCCTGATGCAGGAGCAGGCGGAGGAGGCGGCGGAGTTCCACCGCCTGGCGCGCGAGCTGGCGCCCGCCACGATCACCGAGCAGGACGTGCGCCGAGGTGACCGTCTGGCGAAGGTCGTCGCCCTCCAGCGTCGCGCCGCCTACCTCGTGCTCGGGCGTCGCATGCGTCCGCGCGGCCAGGACTGA
- a CDS encoding ABC transporter ATP-binding protein has product MTTSIEIRDVRKQFTLRHNRSLKELAMSAIRRQRLADDFVALDDVNVTVEEGETVALLGFNGSGKSTLLKLISGVLRPDQGTVRTRGRVAGLIEVGAGFHPDLTGRENVYLNGAILGMREEDIDRLFDDIVAFSEIERFIDTEVKFYSSGMFLRLAFAVAVHSDPEVFLIDEILAVGDEPFQKKCLARVRRLRDEGKTLVIVSHDLDMVADLCDRGILLEGGRVRADGPSHDMVDLLRAAA; this is encoded by the coding sequence ATGACCACCAGCATCGAGATCCGGGACGTCCGGAAGCAGTTCACGCTGCGGCACAACCGCTCGCTCAAGGAGCTGGCGATGTCGGCGATCCGCCGCCAGCGCCTCGCGGACGACTTCGTCGCGCTCGACGACGTCAACGTCACCGTGGAGGAGGGCGAGACGGTCGCGCTCCTCGGGTTCAACGGGTCCGGGAAGTCGACGCTCCTCAAGCTCATCTCGGGCGTGCTGCGTCCCGACCAGGGCACCGTGCGCACCCGCGGGCGCGTCGCGGGTCTCATCGAGGTGGGCGCGGGCTTCCACCCGGACCTCACGGGACGGGAGAACGTCTACCTCAACGGGGCGATCCTCGGGATGCGCGAGGAGGACATCGACCGCCTGTTCGACGACATCGTCGCGTTCAGCGAGATCGAGCGGTTCATCGACACCGAGGTCAAGTTCTACTCGTCCGGCATGTTCCTGCGGCTCGCCTTCGCGGTCGCGGTGCACTCCGACCCGGAGGTGTTCCTGATCGACGAGATCCTCGCGGTCGGTGACGAGCCCTTCCAGAAGAAGTGCCTGGCACGGGTCCGGCGCCTGCGCGACGAGGGCAAGACGCTCGTCATCGTGAGCCACGACCTCGACATGGTGGCCGACCTGTGCGATCGCGGCATCCTGCTCGAGGGCGGCCGCGTGCGTGCGGACGGCCCGAGCCACGACATGGTCGACCTCCTGCGGGCGGCGGCGTAG